Part of the Gemmatimonadota bacterium genome, GACGCGCTCGGTTGCGATTTACTGCGCGTCTGTATCAAGACCGATGCAGATATCGCACACGCCCAGCGCGCAGCCGATGAGGCAGCCGAGCGGGATATACGCCTGGCACATCAATCTCATACCCAGAGTCTTTTTGAGACTGTTGCGGGATCGATTGAGACGCTTCAGAGTATTGGCCGACCGAATTTTGGGATTATTTACGAGCCTGCTAATCTGGCTTTGTGCGGTGAAGACTACGGTCCGGAGACCCTCAAACGCTTTTCACCTTATCTCTTTAACGTTTATTTGCAAAATCACGTTCCAGACCCCGATGGCGATATGCCGATGACGACCTGGGTGCGGGGCACGGTTTATTCTACTTTGCGACCACTGGATGAATCTGGTGGGATAGATTTTCGAGAAGTTTTTGATGGGCTGCACGGTATCAATTACCGCGGCTATGTGACGCTACATCACGCTTTTGGCGGGGATCTGCCTCCCGGTGAGGCGG contains:
- a CDS encoding sugar phosphate isomerase/epimerase, with translation MQLSLSVRVAESFRNKRNLTIALSDLAEIAQRAGYKAFCMRASGVGTHSPPERIVEVQDILKKHNLAVSMATGDFAIPENGADGPDSLRNITPHLDLADALGCDLLRVCIKTDADIAHAQRAADEAAERDIRLAHQSHTQSLFETVAGSIETLQSIGRPNFGIIYEPANLALCGEDYGPETLKRFSPYLFNVYLQNHVPDPDGDMPMTTWVRGTVYSTLRPLDESGGIDFREVFDGLHGINYRGYVTLHHAFGGDLPPGEAAIRSANFLRSFF